The following are from one region of the Paenibacillus sp. genome:
- a CDS encoding DUF5696 domain-containing protein, which translates to MKTKLLTALRTHYRKIAGYTLTAALTGAFIAVISVPPAEPTAPVEAAAAEAKPELELDRFDAPDLALENGRFRLRFDGRYGSVHVTDKTTGRTWDSVPALEQTVPPNNQRYIRSPVHVRYTQGKGNTQTYPFKEQGELKAELSEDGERIVATLTLPSLGIGFDLEYRLTDDGLTVTIPYDSVRDGVDKKLVSIEVMPFFEAAADTERGAIVVPDGSGALIPFREEHPPYFEIYSEFIYGGDHAFRKNVYQKVTQNERELLSYGPREMAALPVYGLYKEGEKAFLAVVQDGDADAKINATPSGLRNIAMYRTSAEFIYRNDDVVFLGSSGEIPLTLSDMIPGDRSIRYILLQDDEAHYVGMAAAYRQYLIDAKGVRPVEDQAPAYQLRLFGGVLQDEILGRTYIGMTTFAQAKAIVEKLLERGVRSIELTYEGWNDGGQFGHQPAHLPADRRLGGSKGLKALTSYAKANGIGVYLKTNYVKPFRKSGALKQSADAIRGLNKEVLKVYKPYVTTRQASYELYYLLKADRVLDRYVEREAPAFAELGASGVQLGLMGSMLYSDPGSKRPTYRETTMDAWVRAMDAARAATGKAAVDYGFGYALGHVDRIDDIPIDSSHFLFEERSIPFYQIAIRGLVPYTAKPSNLRDDPRTEFLRAIEYGAFPSFLLTHEDPVKLKRTMVDDLFSSRFDLWAEPSIEEYRRVLEALGKVEGEPIADHEQLRPGVFRTTYGNGVEVIVNYNGAPAEAGGVSVPAYGFAVKEGSA; encoded by the coding sequence ATGAAGACGAAGCTGCTGACCGCGCTGAGAACCCATTACCGGAAAATCGCGGGGTATACCCTCACGGCCGCGCTGACGGGCGCCTTCATCGCCGTCATCAGCGTGCCTCCCGCCGAGCCGACCGCGCCGGTCGAGGCCGCGGCCGCGGAGGCGAAGCCGGAGCTGGAGCTGGACCGATTCGACGCGCCGGATTTGGCGCTCGAGAACGGACGATTCCGGCTGCGATTCGACGGAAGGTACGGCAGCGTGCACGTGACGGACAAAACGACGGGCCGAACGTGGGACAGCGTGCCCGCGCTTGAGCAAACGGTGCCGCCGAACAATCAGCGGTACATCCGTTCTCCCGTGCACGTTCGGTACACCCAGGGCAAGGGAAATACCCAAACGTACCCGTTCAAAGAGCAGGGCGAGCTCAAGGCGGAGCTGTCCGAGGACGGGGAGCGCATCGTCGCGACGCTGACGCTGCCTTCGCTGGGCATCGGGTTCGACCTCGAGTACCGGCTCACCGACGACGGGCTGACGGTGACGATCCCGTATGACTCCGTGCGGGACGGCGTCGACAAGAAGCTCGTCTCGATCGAGGTGATGCCGTTCTTCGAGGCGGCGGCCGATACCGAACGAGGCGCGATCGTCGTACCGGACGGCTCCGGCGCGCTCATTCCTTTCCGGGAGGAGCATCCGCCGTACTTCGAAATCTACAGCGAGTTTATTTACGGCGGGGACCACGCGTTCCGGAAGAACGTGTACCAGAAGGTAACGCAGAACGAGCGGGAGCTGCTGAGCTACGGGCCGAGGGAGATGGCGGCGCTGCCCGTGTACGGCCTTTATAAGGAAGGGGAAAAGGCGTTCCTCGCCGTCGTGCAGGACGGCGACGCCGACGCGAAAATCAACGCGACGCCGTCGGGGCTGCGCAATATCGCGATGTACCGGACCAGCGCGGAATTCATTTACCGAAACGACGACGTCGTGTTTCTCGGCAGCTCCGGGGAAATACCGCTGACGCTGAGCGACATGATCCCCGGCGACCGGTCGATCCGGTACATTCTGCTGCAGGACGACGAGGCGCATTACGTCGGCATGGCCGCGGCGTACCGTCAATATTTAATCGACGCGAAGGGCGTGCGGCCGGTCGAAGACCAAGCGCCGGCGTACCAGCTGCGGCTGTTCGGCGGCGTGCTGCAGGACGAAATTTTGGGGCGGACGTACATCGGTATGACGACGTTCGCGCAGGCGAAAGCGATCGTCGAGAAGCTGCTCGAACGAGGCGTCCGTTCGATCGAATTGACGTACGAGGGGTGGAATGACGGCGGCCAGTTCGGCCATCAGCCCGCGCATCTGCCCGCCGATCGCCGGCTCGGCGGGTCCAAGGGGCTGAAGGCGCTGACGTCGTACGCGAAGGCGAACGGCATCGGTGTGTACTTGAAGACGAACTACGTGAAGCCGTTCCGCAAAAGCGGTGCGCTGAAACAATCCGCCGACGCCATCCGGGGACTGAACAAGGAAGTGCTGAAGGTGTATAAGCCGTACGTCACGACGCGCCAAGCCTCCTACGAGCTGTACTACTTGCTGAAAGCGGACCGCGTGCTCGACCGGTACGTCGAGCGGGAGGCGCCCGCGTTCGCGGAACTTGGGGCGTCGGGGGTTCAGCTCGGCCTTATGGGCAGCATGCTGTATTCCGATCCGGGATCGAAACGGCCGACGTACCGGGAAACGACGATGGACGCGTGGGTGCGTGCGATGGACGCCGCGCGGGCGGCGACCGGAAAGGCGGCGGTCGACTACGGCTTCGGGTATGCGTTGGGACACGTCGACCGGATCGACGACATTCCGATCGATTCGAGCCACTTCCTGTTCGAGGAGCGGTCGATCCCGTTCTACCAAATCGCGATCCGCGGCCTCGTCCCGTACACCGCGAAGCCGTCGAACCTGCGGGACGACCCGCGGACCGAGTTTCTGCGGGCGATCGAATACGGTGCGTTTCCCAGCTTCCTGCTGACGCATGAAGACCCGGTGAAGCTGAAACGGACGATGGTCGACGATTTGTTCAGCTCCCGCTTCGACCTGTGGGCGGAGCCGTCGATCGAGGAATACCGTCGGGTGCTTGAAGCGCTCGGGAAGGTGGAGGGGGAGCCGATCGCAGACCACGAGCAGCTTCGGCCCGGCGTCTTCCGGACGACGTACGGCAACGGCGTAGAGGTGATCGTGAACTATAACGGGGCGCCGGCGGAAGCGGGAGGCGTGTCCGTTCCGGCGTACGGTTTTGCGGTGAAGGAGGGATCCGCGTGA
- a CDS encoding NHL repeat-containing protein, whose protein sequence is MKRVTRILTLVLLSCCLLPAAASADSPYEGYIYDSLRNTPESINGYLYQDSIDGYELETGPFKEPSDLFVAKDDTLYIVDTGNNRIVHMDANLRVLRVIGPEEGDGALSSPKGIYVAENGDMYVADTGNQRIVHYDKAGRFVKTYGKPDSPLLESGFTFSPAKVAYDKRGYVFAVSEGAHQGLVQLRPDGSFAGFFGANHVEFSWTRLLVRYIATKEQREQLASVRPPEFSNLFQDEEGFVYTTTLGIRTNQIKRLSAVGVDILNVNEARRYGDYRMPVERWSTLYEAFVDVTVDRNGVITAIDQTTGKAFQYDQLGNLLFVFGGLGNQNGLFLTPAAIDQTSDGTMYVVDKTRNRIDRFRTTPFADKVHEAVKLYVEGKYEEASAPWHDVLRMNSNYDLAYKSIGKALFRAERYEEAMAYFKAAKDRAGYSEAYLEYRKIFLREHFEWFFGGAALLYAAIKAFEWRLRRRRRAARAAAAAPGLSGRGGAKL, encoded by the coding sequence ATGAAACGGGTAACGCGCATCTTGACGCTCGTCCTCCTAAGCTGCTGCCTGCTGCCCGCTGCCGCGTCCGCGGACAGTCCATACGAAGGGTACATTTACGACAGCCTGCGCAATACGCCGGAATCGATCAACGGCTATCTCTACCAAGATTCGATCGACGGCTACGAGCTGGAAACCGGACCGTTCAAGGAGCCGTCCGATCTGTTCGTAGCTAAGGACGATACGCTCTATATCGTCGACACCGGGAACAACCGCATCGTGCACATGGACGCAAACCTCCGCGTGCTCCGCGTCATCGGACCGGAGGAAGGCGACGGAGCGCTATCGTCCCCCAAAGGCATTTACGTCGCGGAGAACGGGGACATGTACGTCGCCGACACGGGCAATCAGCGCATCGTCCATTACGACAAGGCCGGCCGGTTCGTGAAGACGTACGGGAAGCCGGATTCGCCGCTTCTCGAGTCGGGCTTCACGTTCTCGCCGGCGAAGGTCGCGTACGACAAGCGCGGGTATGTGTTCGCCGTCAGCGAAGGCGCGCATCAAGGTCTTGTGCAGCTGCGCCCGGACGGCAGCTTCGCCGGCTTCTTCGGCGCCAACCACGTCGAGTTCAGTTGGACCCGGCTGCTCGTCCGATACATTGCCACGAAGGAGCAGCGCGAGCAGCTCGCGAGCGTCCGCCCGCCGGAATTTTCGAACCTGTTTCAAGATGAGGAAGGATTCGTCTATACGACGACGCTCGGCATCCGGACGAACCAGATCAAGCGGCTGAGCGCGGTGGGCGTCGATATATTGAACGTCAACGAGGCGAGGCGGTACGGCGACTACCGAATGCCGGTGGAACGGTGGTCGACGCTGTACGAGGCGTTCGTCGACGTGACGGTCGACCGCAACGGCGTTATTACGGCCATCGACCAAACGACGGGGAAGGCGTTCCAATACGACCAGCTCGGCAACCTGCTGTTCGTTTTCGGCGGGCTCGGCAATCAGAACGGGCTGTTCCTGACGCCGGCTGCCATCGACCAAACGTCGGACGGCACGATGTACGTCGTGGACAAAACGCGCAACCGGATCGACCGGTTCCGTACGACGCCGTTCGCCGACAAGGTGCACGAAGCGGTGAAGCTGTACGTCGAAGGCAAGTACGAGGAGGCGTCCGCGCCTTGGCACGACGTGCTGCGCATGAACAGCAATTACGACCTGGCGTACAAATCGATCGGGAAAGCGCTGTTCCGCGCGGAGCGATACGAGGAAGCGATGGCGTATTTCAAAGCCGCGAAGGACCGCGCCGGTTACTCCGAAGCGTACCTCGAATACCGGAAAATTTTCTTGCGGGAGCATTTCGAATGGTTTTTCGGCGGCGCCGCGCTGCTGTATGCGGCGATCAAAGCGTTCGAATGGCGGTTGAGGCGCAGGCGCCGCGCCGCTCGCGCGGCCGCGGCAGCGCCGGGACTGTCGGGGAGGGGAGGGGCGAAGCTGTGA
- a CDS encoding ABC transporter substrate-binding protein → MRKRFSASWIALLAFAMLVAACNGGGGGAVEPTEPADAGKPAEQTAEQPAGGGSGEGKTEPAAGGSGGALDHNTFTPALPTDTKGKLTLWAAWPLDSWIGFMNSVYPNVEVELVVMDEIEGKLKTALAAGSGAPDIAFLDGGLMGNYNTIDGFEDLLQPPYNAGIYEGFFPPSVWQRFMSLDGKKLISIATDTAPAVTFYRADIMEENGYPTDPLELGQYIADPDNFIAMAKTLQAQDKYLIQWDTEPLTIYTFGIGFFNRQLEWQRNTDQFVKGFDLAKRFRQEKLASNIDFWSDEGTQALASGKTAMTFLGNWGVEEIRNKAPETEGAWRATNLPFGAYGGWGGASLGITTQSQNKELAWEFIRLILLNNVFANKENIQYGGTPAFLPAYELLQEVETPNAFLGGQKTGTMYMDLIQKIPESISTPLDGKAQEIWDKGIQEALEKNIDSKTALQNIQDEVERVLGPDIEALKKQIGAQ, encoded by the coding sequence ATGAGAAAACGGTTTTCGGCATCTTGGATCGCGCTGCTTGCGTTCGCGATGTTGGTCGCTGCTTGCAACGGCGGCGGAGGGGGCGCGGTCGAACCGACGGAACCGGCGGATGCGGGAAAGCCCGCGGAGCAAACGGCGGAGCAGCCCGCGGGGGGAGGGTCCGGCGAAGGCAAAACCGAACCGGCGGCTGGAGGATCCGGCGGGGCGCTCGACCATAACACGTTCACGCCGGCGCTGCCGACGGACACGAAAGGCAAGCTCACCTTGTGGGCCGCGTGGCCGCTGGACTCTTGGATCGGGTTCATGAATTCGGTGTACCCGAACGTGGAGGTAGAGCTCGTCGTCATGGACGAAATCGAAGGCAAGCTGAAGACGGCGCTCGCCGCCGGATCCGGCGCGCCCGACATCGCGTTCTTGGACGGCGGGTTGATGGGCAATTACAACACGATCGACGGTTTCGAGGATTTGCTGCAGCCTCCTTATAACGCCGGCATTTACGAGGGATTTTTCCCTCCTTCCGTATGGCAGCGCTTCATGTCGCTGGACGGCAAGAAGCTGATCTCCATCGCGACGGATACCGCTCCCGCCGTTACGTTTTACCGCGCGGACATCATGGAAGAGAACGGGTACCCGACGGATCCGCTGGAGCTCGGACAATATATCGCGGATCCGGATAACTTCATCGCCATGGCGAAAACGCTGCAGGCGCAGGACAAATATTTGATCCAATGGGACACGGAGCCGCTGACGATTTACACGTTCGGCATCGGATTTTTCAACCGTCAGCTGGAATGGCAGCGCAACACCGACCAATTTGTCAAAGGGTTTGATCTCGCCAAACGGTTCCGGCAGGAAAAATTGGCGTCGAACATCGATTTCTGGTCGGACGAAGGGACGCAGGCGCTCGCGTCCGGCAAGACGGCGATGACGTTCCTCGGCAACTGGGGCGTGGAGGAAATTCGCAACAAAGCTCCGGAAACCGAAGGCGCATGGCGCGCGACGAACCTTCCGTTCGGCGCGTACGGCGGATGGGGCGGCGCGTCGCTCGGCATTACGACTCAGAGCCAAAACAAGGAGCTCGCATGGGAGTTTATCCGCTTGATTCTTTTGAACAACGTGTTTGCGAACAAAGAGAATATTCAGTACGGCGGCACGCCGGCGTTCTTGCCCGCCTATGAACTGCTTCAAGAGGTGGAGACGCCGAACGCGTTCCTCGGCGGCCAGAAGACCGGAACGATGTATATGGATCTCATTCAAAAAATTCCGGAGTCGATCTCCACGCCGCTCGACGGGAAAGCGCAGGAAATTTGGGACAAAGGCATACAAGAGGCGCTCGAGAAAAATATCGACTCCAAAACGGCGCTGCAAAACATACAAGACGAGGTGGAACGCGTGTTGGGGCCGGACATCGAAGCGCTGAAGAAGCAAATCGGAGCCCAGTAA
- a CDS encoding sugar ABC transporter permease, producing MRKTTKLSMRARHVLEGYSFISLWVVGFLLFLAVPFGQSLYYSFNQMQLTNQGLVATYNGIQYYREAFTLDVEFVPKLLSTVTTMVVHVPLIIVFAMFSALLLNRPFRGRMAFRSIFFLPVIIASGTVLQKLLDQGAATLPIFVQYDLARILSQYVPGEVLLPLLRMADSLTLVMWDSGVQILIFLAGLQSISPSLYEAAKCDGATPWESFWKITFPMITPMILVNILFSIVNSFTKVNNAVMEYIHAVAFKENNYGYGAALGWIYFAIIFAVILLVMLLFRRMENPYIREGR from the coding sequence GTGAGGAAAACCACGAAGCTGTCGATGCGCGCGCGGCACGTGCTGGAAGGATACTCCTTCATCTCCCTGTGGGTTGTCGGATTTTTGCTCTTCTTGGCGGTTCCGTTCGGCCAATCGCTCTATTATTCGTTCAATCAAATGCAGCTCACCAATCAAGGGCTGGTCGCGACGTACAACGGCATCCAGTATTACCGGGAGGCGTTCACGCTCGACGTCGAGTTCGTACCGAAGCTGCTGTCGACGGTGACGACGATGGTCGTGCACGTCCCGCTCATCATCGTGTTCGCCATGTTCAGCGCTCTGCTGCTGAACCGGCCGTTCCGAGGGCGGATGGCGTTTCGGTCCATCTTCTTCCTGCCGGTCATCATCGCCTCGGGCACGGTGCTGCAGAAACTGCTCGACCAGGGGGCGGCGACGCTTCCGATTTTCGTGCAGTACGATTTGGCCCGTATCCTGAGCCAATACGTGCCGGGAGAGGTGCTGCTGCCGCTTCTGCGCATGGCGGATTCGCTTACGCTCGTCATGTGGGACTCGGGCGTGCAAATTTTGATCTTCCTCGCGGGACTGCAGTCGATCTCGCCCTCGTTGTACGAGGCGGCCAAGTGCGACGGGGCGACGCCGTGGGAGAGCTTTTGGAAAATTACGTTTCCGATGATCACGCCGATGATTCTGGTCAACATTTTGTTCAGCATCGTCAATTCGTTCACGAAGGTGAACAACGCCGTCATGGAATACATTCACGCCGTGGCGTTCAAAGAGAACAACTACGGGTACGGCGCCGCCTTGGGCTGGATTTACTTCGCCATCATTTTCGCGGTTATTTTGCTCGTGATGCTGTTGTTTCGGCGGATGGAAAATCCGTACATTCGGGAAGGCAGGTGA
- a CDS encoding carbohydrate ABC transporter permease: protein MERVRTDAAPMEDTLERIGAKTSVFLRSKTARRAREAAGLTLHYTVLLSLSFVFIYPMLYIVSQSFMQVEDITDATVQWIPKTLSFEHYRFAFHKMEYWHSFGNSATAALLAAAAQIFSCSIVGYGFARYRFPGHSLLLALVLFAFLVPPQTIVIPLFIFFGELNWLNTSLPIVVPGLFGQGLRGALFVLIFMQFFRGLPHQLEEAARIDGAGAYRTFFQIMLPLAGPALLVVFLFSTVWHWNDVFEPNLYYMVQQHFNLPQQLAILDTEGVFRVQQAKMLSGGRTLGSVPTNFNRNMAGALITILPLILLYGFAQRYFIESVERTGIAGE from the coding sequence GTGGAGCGAGTACGAACCGACGCGGCGCCCATGGAGGATACGCTGGAGCGGATCGGAGCGAAAACAAGCGTCTTCTTGCGGTCGAAAACGGCGCGCCGCGCCCGCGAAGCCGCCGGGCTGACGCTGCACTATACCGTGCTGCTTAGTTTATCGTTCGTTTTCATTTACCCGATGCTGTACATCGTCAGCCAGTCGTTCATGCAGGTCGAGGACATTACGGACGCCACCGTGCAGTGGATTCCGAAGACGCTTTCTTTCGAGCATTACCGGTTCGCCTTCCACAAAATGGAGTATTGGCACAGCTTCGGCAACAGCGCGACGGCCGCGCTGCTCGCGGCGGCCGCGCAAATCTTCAGCTGCTCCATCGTCGGGTACGGTTTCGCCCGCTACCGGTTCCCGGGTCATTCGCTCCTGCTTGCGCTCGTGCTGTTCGCGTTCCTCGTGCCGCCGCAGACGATCGTCATTCCGCTGTTCATTTTCTTCGGGGAGCTCAACTGGCTGAACACGTCGCTGCCGATCGTCGTGCCGGGGCTGTTCGGCCAAGGGCTGCGCGGCGCGCTGTTCGTGCTCATCTTCATGCAGTTTTTCCGCGGCCTGCCTCACCAGCTGGAGGAAGCGGCCCGCATCGACGGCGCCGGCGCGTATCGCACGTTTTTCCAAATTATGCTGCCGCTCGCGGGTCCCGCGCTGCTCGTCGTATTCCTGTTCTCCACCGTCTGGCATTGGAACGACGTCTTCGAGCCGAACTTGTACTACATGGTGCAGCAGCATTTCAATTTGCCGCAGCAGCTGGCGATTTTGGACACGGAAGGCGTGTTCCGCGTCCAGCAGGCCAAGATGCTGTCCGGCGGCCGGACGCTCGGCTCCGTGCCGACCAACTTCAACCGGAATATGGCTGGGGCGCTGATTACGATCTTGCCGCTGATCCTGCTTTACGGATTCGCGCAGCGTTACTTCATCGAAAGCGTCGAGCGGACCGGCATCGCGGGCGAATGA
- a CDS encoding Gfo/Idh/MocA family oxidoreductase, giving the protein MLNWGVLGCAAIAEQHVIRAIGQSANGRVLAVASRDAERARAAAERHGVPRHYGSYEALLRDPDVDAVYIPLPNHLHCEWTIRAAFAGKHVLCEKPFAMNADEAARMAQACRDANVTLAEAFMYRHHPRYARARELIAAGAIGDVRGVAAWFTFDLSGRGDDIRFRPELGGGSVYDNGCYAVSGARLALGAEPEAVTAHAYRSERHGGVDMMNAALLEFPGGVGATLQFGMWCDGRNEIQVLGSRGSIVIPEAFYYDPPAALRLIVRSEGRTAEETFAPADHYVLQVESFADSVLGGAAPAFGPRDAVANMRVLDAIRASSRSRARISLLGSD; this is encoded by the coding sequence ATGCTGAATTGGGGCGTGCTCGGCTGCGCGGCGATCGCCGAGCAGCATGTGATCCGCGCCATCGGGCAATCGGCGAACGGAAGGGTGCTCGCCGTCGCCAGCCGCGACGCCGAGCGGGCGAGGGCGGCTGCCGAACGGCACGGCGTGCCGCGCCATTACGGCAGCTACGAGGCGCTGCTCCGCGATCCTGACGTCGACGCGGTATACATTCCGCTGCCGAACCATCTGCACTGCGAATGGACGATCCGCGCGGCGTTTGCCGGGAAACACGTGCTGTGCGAGAAGCCGTTCGCGATGAACGCGGACGAAGCGGCGAGGATGGCGCAGGCGTGCCGGGACGCGAACGTGACGCTGGCGGAGGCGTTCATGTACCGTCACCACCCGCGGTATGCCCGCGCGCGGGAGCTGATCGCCGCGGGGGCGATCGGCGACGTTCGCGGCGTCGCGGCTTGGTTCACGTTCGACCTGTCCGGCCGAGGCGACGACATCCGGTTCCGCCCCGAGCTGGGCGGCGGGTCGGTGTACGACAACGGCTGCTACGCCGTGAGCGGAGCGAGGCTTGCGCTCGGCGCGGAGCCCGAAGCGGTCACGGCGCACGCGTACCGGTCCGAGCGGCACGGCGGCGTCGATATGATGAACGCGGCGCTGTTGGAGTTTCCAGGCGGCGTCGGCGCCACGCTGCAGTTCGGCATGTGGTGCGACGGGCGCAATGAAATCCAGGTGCTCGGGAGCCGGGGGAGCATCGTCATTCCAGAAGCGTTCTACTACGACCCGCCGGCGGCGCTCCGCTTGATCGTGCGCAGCGAGGGGCGGACGGCGGAGGAAACGTTCGCGCCGGCGGACCATTACGTCCTGCAGGTCGAATCGTTCGCGGACAGCGTGCTGGGAGGCGCCGCTCCCGCGTTCGGCCCTCGCGACGCCGTCGCGAATATGCGCGTCTTGGATGCGATACGGGCGTCTTCCCGCAGCCGCGCGCGGATCTCGCTTCTTGGGAGCGACTAA
- a CDS encoding YIP1 family protein produces the protein MNTIRMAKNVLLHPLDFFYDIQFIGKAKIVSAVIVILLTVAVRVVSLMTTGFPFQTREPYQISVFLQAVWIIVPWLTWAVANWGVSAIIDGEGKFVDVLSASAFAFVPYIVFMPPVAALTNVLALSETMIVAGVTWGVYAWVALLLLIKVKVVHDFEPGKVVWVTLLTIAGMFVVWFIGLLLFGLINQAFSFVIGLYKELSFRW, from the coding sequence GTGAATACGATTCGAATGGCGAAAAACGTCCTGCTGCATCCGCTCGACTTTTTTTACGACATCCAATTCATCGGCAAAGCGAAGATCGTCAGCGCCGTCATCGTCATTCTGCTGACGGTCGCGGTGCGCGTCGTATCGCTCATGACGACCGGCTTTCCTTTCCAAACCCGGGAGCCGTACCAAATTTCGGTCTTTCTGCAGGCTGTCTGGATCATCGTGCCTTGGCTGACATGGGCTGTGGCGAATTGGGGCGTCAGCGCGATCATCGACGGGGAAGGCAAGTTTGTCGACGTGCTGTCCGCGAGCGCCTTCGCGTTCGTGCCGTACATCGTGTTCATGCCGCCGGTCGCGGCGCTGACGAACGTGCTGGCGCTCAGCGAAACGATGATCGTCGCCGGCGTCACTTGGGGCGTGTATGCTTGGGTCGCGCTGCTGCTGCTCATCAAGGTGAAAGTGGTCCATGACTTCGAACCGGGCAAGGTGGTTTGGGTCACGCTGCTGACGATCGCCGGCATGTTCGTCGTATGGTTTATCGGCTTGCTTCTCTTCGGCCTCATCAACCAAGCGTTCTCGTTCGTGATCGGCCTGTATAAGGAGCTGTCATTCCGATGGTGA
- a CDS encoding phytanoyl-CoA dioxygenase family protein: protein MPLNELSEAQVEQFMEKGWVKLEQAYSVEAALAAKAYVWSQVEKRGVRRDDPSTWTQPILRMNENYDTPEFRACQTERLRGAIEDLIGAGQWAFRDRPIYWGWWPVNFHLGADKPWDVPTEAWHIDGIHHPQYIDSPEQGLLLLCLFSDIRERGGGTLVVEGSHRIVARILRDHPEGLAVKDVNELAKRHPYLAELTGRAPLPDGASRIERFMNRDTVDETGVRLRVVETTGGPGDVIIGHPFLFHAASQNHSGIPRFMCNNQAPLKEKIKLRRQAGDTHTPLERSILRAIGAEPAG from the coding sequence ATGCCGCTCAACGAATTAAGCGAAGCTCAAGTCGAGCAGTTCATGGAGAAGGGCTGGGTAAAGCTGGAGCAGGCGTATTCGGTCGAAGCCGCGCTGGCGGCTAAGGCGTACGTGTGGAGCCAAGTCGAAAAGCGGGGCGTCCGCCGGGACGACCCGTCGACGTGGACGCAGCCGATCTTGCGGATGAACGAAAATTACGACACGCCGGAGTTTCGCGCCTGCCAGACCGAACGGCTGCGCGGCGCGATTGAGGATTTGATCGGCGCCGGGCAGTGGGCGTTCCGGGACCGTCCGATCTATTGGGGCTGGTGGCCGGTCAATTTCCATCTGGGGGCCGACAAGCCGTGGGACGTGCCGACCGAGGCGTGGCATATCGACGGCATTCACCATCCTCAATATATCGACAGTCCGGAACAGGGGCTGCTGCTGCTCTGCCTGTTTTCCGACATTCGGGAGCGGGGCGGGGGCACGCTCGTCGTAGAAGGGTCGCACCGCATCGTCGCCCGCATTCTCCGCGACCATCCCGAAGGGCTCGCCGTGAAGGACGTGAACGAGCTCGCGAAGCGGCACCCGTACTTGGCGGAGCTGACGGGGCGCGCTCCGCTACCGGACGGGGCGTCGCGCATCGAACGGTTCATGAACCGGGACACCGTCGACGAAACGGGCGTCCGGCTGCGCGTCGTCGAGACGACGGGCGGCCCGGGCGACGTCATTATCGGGCATCCGTTTTTGTTCCACGCCGCGTCCCAGAACCATTCGGGGATCCCGCGGTTTATGTGCAACAATCAAGCGCCGCTGAAAGAGAAAATCAAGCTGCGTCGGCAAGCCGGCGATACGCATACGCCGCTCGAGCGGTCGATTCTTCGGGCGATCGGAGCGGAACCGGCCGGCTGA
- a CDS encoding LacI family DNA-binding transcriptional regulator, with protein sequence MKITIKEVAKEAGVSIATVSRVLNGKDGIKPATKDRVEKAIMKYNFSPDQIARSMIVKESKTIGLLVPQLSNEYWATLAEVVEEALWMQGYTLLLCTSSTREDSLQKEKAAIHSFIQRKVDGIIYSTSSGLNASFQAFTEQIKQYGLPIIAFDQKIQGMSQIYGDHLQGAMDAVKHLIQLGHRDIAYIGGPLVSPERELGYRNAHTIHGLAVDEELIIRGEPSFQFGSRAVRRLLAAGKRFTGLFCGNDLIALGALQALEAEGWRVPEDVAVVGYDDIHMAGLARPALTTVRQPVEEMGRTIVERLLQAIETGNAPQQNCHLVFPMTLVVRDSCGARALHSQPVADDPIDKRRDDP encoded by the coding sequence ATGAAGATTACGATCAAGGAAGTGGCGAAGGAAGCGGGCGTGTCCATCGCGACCGTCTCCCGCGTGCTGAACGGCAAGGACGGCATCAAACCGGCCACGAAGGATCGAGTGGAGAAGGCGATCATGAAGTACAACTTCTCACCGGATCAGATCGCTCGGTCCATGATCGTAAAGGAGTCCAAAACCATAGGCTTGCTGGTCCCGCAGCTGTCCAACGAATATTGGGCCACTTTGGCGGAGGTCGTCGAGGAAGCGCTGTGGATGCAAGGATACACGCTGCTGCTGTGCACGTCGTCGACGCGCGAGGACAGCCTTCAGAAGGAGAAAGCGGCGATCCACTCGTTCATCCAGAGGAAGGTCGACGGCATTATTTACAGCACCTCCAGCGGCCTCAACGCATCGTTCCAAGCGTTCACCGAACAAATCAAGCAGTACGGCCTGCCGATCATCGCCTTCGACCAAAAAATCCAGGGCATGAGTCAAATCTACGGAGATCATCTGCAGGGGGCGATGGATGCGGTCAAACATCTCATCCAGCTCGGGCATCGGGACATCGCGTATATCGGCGGGCCGCTCGTCAGCCCCGAACGGGAGCTCGGATACCGGAACGCGCATACGATCCACGGCCTTGCCGTCGACGAGGAGCTGATTATAAGGGGCGAGCCGTCCTTCCAGTTCGGCAGCCGCGCCGTCCGCCGGCTGCTCGCGGCGGGGAAACGGTTCACCGGGCTGTTCTGCGGCAACGATCTCATCGCGCTCGGCGCCCTTCAGGCGCTCGAAGCGGAAGGATGGCGCGTCCCGGAGGACGTCGCGGTCGTCGGCTACGACGACATCCATATGGCCGGTTTGGCGAGGCCCGCGCTTACGACGGTGCGCCAGCCGGTCGAGGAGATGGGGCGGACGATCGTCGAGCGATTGTTGCAAGCCATCGAAACCGGCAACGCCCCGCAGCAGAATTGCCATCTTGTGTTTCCTATGACGCTCGTCGTCCGGGACAGCTGCGGGGCGCGAGCCCTTCATTCCCAACCGGTTGCGGATGATCCTATCGACAAAAGGAGAGACGATCCATGA